GAACGAACAATATATTGTCTTGGATCTTTTCCTTCAGAAGCTGCGATCGCTGCTGTGATCACTGCAATTAGTTCCAGATCATCAACGAGTTCTTTTTCTACTGGTACCTCTACAGGTACTTCTTGCTTTACCGGTTCTGCTATCTTCTTTTTCGTCAATTTTTCTTCCAACATTGGAATAAAACGAAATAAGTAAATGAGAAAACTTAATGAAACCAGTACAAAAAATACAATGGATACACCCATGATCGTATTACTTACTGCTGTCTGCATAGGTTCCCTCCTTCTTTAAAATACAGAATGTTTTTTTGGTATCTGCATTTCTCTTTTTGTATACAGCATTTCAAAAGCACCAATGACATATTTTCTTGTTTCTGCCGGATCGATCACTGTGTCAACATATCCACGTCTTGCTGCTGTATAAACATCTGACTGTAATTCTTCATATTCCTTTGCTTTTTCTTTTAGTACATCTGCATTTGCTCCTGGATACATGATCTTGACAGCCATATCTGCTTCCATCATTCCAATCTTTGCATCACTCCATGCATATACGAAGTCTGCTCCAATTGATTTACTGTTCATAGATACATAGGCACTTCCAAATGCTT
The sequence above is drawn from the Anaerostipes hadrus ATCC 29173 = JCM 17467 genome and encodes:
- a CDS encoding OadG family protein, whose translation is MQTAVSNTIMGVSIVFFVLVSLSFLIYLFRFIPMLEEKLTKKKIAEPVKQEVPVEVPVEKELVDDLELIAVITAAIAASEGKDPRQYIVRSIKKVHRNQW